One genomic window of Conger conger chromosome 9, fConCon1.1, whole genome shotgun sequence includes the following:
- the nedd8l gene encoding NEDD8 ubiquitin like modifier, like: protein MLIKVKTLTGKEIEIDIEPTDKVERIKERVEEKEGIPPQQQRLIYSGKQMNDEKTAADYKIQGGSVLHLVLALRGGA, encoded by the exons atgttgattaaagtTAAG ACACTCACGGGTAAAGAAATCGAGATTGATATCGAGCCCACAGACAAG GTGGAAAGGATTAAAGAAAGAGTTGAGGAAAAAGAAGGAATTCCACCTCAGCAACAGAGACTTATCTACAGTGGGAAACAAAT GAACGATGAGAAGACAGCCGCAGACTACAAGATTCAGGGGGGCTCTGTGCTGCACTTGGTTCTGGCACTGAGAGGCGGGGCCTGA